A genome region from Sceloporus undulatus isolate JIND9_A2432 ecotype Alabama chromosome 1, SceUnd_v1.1, whole genome shotgun sequence includes the following:
- the LOC121931117 gene encoding LOW QUALITY PROTEIN: ferritin light chain, oocyte isoform-like (The sequence of the model RefSeq protein was modified relative to this genomic sequence to represent the inferred CDS: deleted 1 base in 1 codon) — translation MSSQIHQNYHTKSEARVNHLVNQSPHASYKYLSLGLYFNQDDVPLTKFFSFFHHLSEEKHEQAEKFLTFQSLHGGRVVLQGIKKPEQDEWKNRAVTMEVALNLEKSVNQALLDLHQVACCHTDPHLCDFLETHYLDEELKLVKVLGDHMTNLKHVHASEEDLDEYLFDLLALGKSSD, via the exons ATGAGCTCCCAGATCCATCAGAACTACCACACCAAGAGTGAAGCCAGAGTGAACCACCTGGTCAACCAGTCTCCCCATGCCAGCTACAAGTacctgtccttggggctttactTCAACCAGGATGATGTGCCTCTTACTaagttcttctccttcttccatcaTCTGTCTGAGGAGAAGCATGAACAAGCTGAGAAGTTCTTGACCTTCCAATCTCTCCATGGGGGTAGAGTTGTCTTGCAGGGCATTAAAAAG CCAGAGCAGGATGAATGGAAGAATAGAGCTGTAACCATGGAGGTTGCCCTTAATCTGGAGAAGAGTGTGAACCAAGCTTTGCTGGACTTACACCAGGTAGCTTGTTGCCATACTGACCCCCATCTGTGTGACTTCCTGGAAACTCACTACCTTGATGAAGAGTTGAAGCTGGTCAAGGTGCTGGGAGACCACATGACCAACCTGAAGCATGTGCATGCCAGTGAGGAAGATCTGGATGAATACCTCTTTGACCTCCTGGCCCTGGGCAAGTCCAGCGATTAG